The genomic window ACGTGACGCGGCGGTGGACGGCGCCGAATCGGGAGGCGGACGAGACGGATGACCGATCCGCGTACTTTTGCTGCTGCAACCACGGCAAGCAGTCCGTTGCGATCGATCTGTCAACCCAGACGGGCCGCGACCTCATGCACCGGCTCGCATCGGGCGCTGACATGGTGCTGTCGAGCTTCCGCCCGGGCACGGCCGAACAACTGGGGGCGGATGCCGACACGCTTCGACGCCTCAATCCGGAACTGATTGTTGGGCAGATCACCGGGTACGGCGACAATGACCCGCGTCCCGGATACGACGCGGTCATTCAGTCAGAAGCGGGCTTCACGTACATGAACGGTCAGCCGGACGGCCCGCCGACGAAACTGCCCGTCGCGCTGATGGACGTTCTGGCTGCGCACCAGCTGAAGGAGGGCCTGCTCGTGAAGCTGATCGAGCGAATGCAGACTGGACACGGTGGCGTGGTCACGGTGTCGCTCCTTCAGGCGGCCGTCTCCGCACTCGTGAACCAGGCCACCAACTACCTCGTCGCCGGCCACGTCCCGGAGCGCATGGGGTCGGCCCACCCGAACATCGTACCCTACGGCACGCTGTATCCGACGGCGGGAGGCGACCGGATCGTACTCGCCGTCGGCACGGACCGGCAGTTTCGCAGCCTGTGCGAGATCCTCGGACTTGATGATGTCGCGAAGAACCCGAAGTACGCGACGAATGCCGCCCGCGTCGAAAACCGTAACTCCCTGGACGAACTCCTGCGCCCAAGACTCGCGGAAATGAAGACCGAACGGGTGCTTGCGGACCTGGAGGAGGCGAACGTCCCCGCAGGACAGGTCCGATCGATGCCGCAGGTCTTCGAGCAAGAATCAGCACGGGAAATGACCATCGCCCCAGACGGTCACCCCGCCGGGCTCCGGCAGGTCGCTTTTCCAACGCGGGAGACCGCTGGCCCGCTTTCTCCACCCCCGCACTACGCCGAGCACACGCAGAGCGTACTGCACGACCGGCTCGGTCTCTCCCACGACGACCTCGCCACGTTGGCCGACGATCAGGTCATCGATGTTCATTCGTCCGGATAAAGGAGGGTGGCGGTACGGAGGAATCACGTCTTTCACGGAAGCACCAACAAACAAAACTGGACGGCCAGCCCGAAAGGCCGACCGTCCAGCAGACTGCATGCGTCTAAGGTAGTGCGAAGTGGGTTCTACAAACGAAGGAGTGGACCTTCACACTTCCACACCTTCACACGTCCACACCTCCCTGCCTCTACCGTGTCCAGTTGCGGGACTTGTCGAAGATGTAGGTCGCAAGCTGATCGATGGCGACGCGGTCCTGCTCCATCGAGTCGCGATCGCGGACCGTGACAGTGTTGTCTTCCTTCGTGTCGAAGTCGACCGTGATGCAGAACGGCGTGCCGGCCTCGTCCATGCGACGATAGCGTTTGCCCATGGAGCCGCGCTCGTCGTACTTCACGTTGAAGTGCTTGCGCAGGTCGTTTTCGATCTCGTGCGCGATTTCCGGCAGGCCTTCTTTCTTGACCAGCGGGAAGATCGCTGCCCGGATCGGGGCGATCTCCGGGTGGAACCGGAGCACCGACCGCGTGTCGCCGCGCACTTCCTCCTCATAGTACGCATCGCAGAGCAGCATCAGCACCGTGCGATCAAGGCCGACGGATGTCTCAACAACGTACGGAATGTATTTCTCCTGCTCGAACGGATCGTAGTACGTCAGATTCTTGCCCGAGTACTCGGCGTGACGCTGTAGGTCGAAGTCCGTGCGGGAGTGAATGCCCTCAAGCTCCTTCCAGCCGATCGGGAAGTTGTACTGAATGTCGTACGCCTGATCCGCGTAGTGGGACAGCTGTTCGTGCTCGTGATACCGCAGATTGTCCGGGTCAATGCCGAGGCTCTTGTGCCACTCCATCCGCTCGGCCTTCCACCGCTCGAAGTGCTCGTCCTGCGTCCCCGGCTTCACGAAGTACTGCATCTCCATCTGTTCGAATTCGCGCATCCGGAAGACGAATTGCCGGGCGACGATCTCATTCCGGAACGCCTTGCCAATCTGGGCGATGCCGAACGGGACGTGCTGACGCGTCGGCTCCTGCACATTGCGGAAATTGACGAAAATGCCCTGAGCAGTTTCCGGGCGAAGGAAAAGCTTCGACCCCTCCTCCTTAAGCGGACCCATGTGGGTCTCGAACATCAGGTTGAACTGGCGCACCTCCGTCCAGTCGAACGCACCCGAGTCCGGAGCCCGGATCTCTTCCTCCATGATGATGGCGTGGAGCGCCTCGGGCATATCATCGCCCGCGTTCAGCGCTTCCACGAGA from Longibacter salinarum includes these protein-coding regions:
- a CDS encoding CaiB/BaiF CoA transferase family protein — encoded protein: MRSYPVVVLSDLLVVELASVLAGPSVGQFFAELGATVIKVENPRTKGDVTRRWTAPNREADETDDRSAYFCCCNHGKQSVAIDLSTQTGRDLMHRLASGADMVLSSFRPGTAEQLGADADTLRRLNPELIVGQITGYGDNDPRPGYDAVIQSEAGFTYMNGQPDGPPTKLPVALMDVLAAHQLKEGLLVKLIERMQTGHGGVVTVSLLQAAVSALVNQATNYLVAGHVPERMGSAHPNIVPYGTLYPTAGGDRIVLAVGTDRQFRSLCEILGLDDVAKNPKYATNAARVENRNSLDELLRPRLAEMKTERVLADLEEANVPAGQVRSMPQVFEQESAREMTIAPDGHPAGLRQVAFPTRETAGPLSPPPHYAEHTQSVLHDRLGLSHDDLATLADDQVIDVHSSG
- a CDS encoding glycine--tRNA ligase; its protein translation is MSELFDKIVSLCKQRGIIFQSSEIYGGLSATYDYGPLGVELKRNVKEHWWQSMVYQNGDIEGLDAAILMHPKTWEASGHTEAFNDPLIDDKASGNRYRADELIEDHIRGLREEGEEEQAADVHERLVEALNAGDDMPEALHAIIMEEEIRAPDSGAFDWTEVRQFNLMFETHMGPLKEEGSKLFLRPETAQGIFVNFRNVQEPTRQHVPFGIAQIGKAFRNEIVARQFVFRMREFEQMEMQYFVKPGTQDEHFERWKAERMEWHKSLGIDPDNLRYHEHEQLSHYADQAYDIQYNFPIGWKELEGIHSRTDFDLQRHAEYSGKNLTYYDPFEQEKYIPYVVETSVGLDRTVLMLLCDAYYEEEVRGDTRSVLRFHPEIAPIRAAIFPLVKKEGLPEIAHEIENDLRKHFNVKYDERGSMGKRYRRMDEAGTPFCITVDFDTKEDNTVTVRDRDSMEQDRVAIDQLATYIFDKSRNWTR